The Gossypium hirsutum isolate 1008001.06 chromosome D07, Gossypium_hirsutum_v2.1, whole genome shotgun sequence genome includes the window CTTTGTTCATTGAATTTGGAGCCAATGGCTTGGTTAACGAAATCGAGGTGTTTGGTTAATTCGTCGAATCTATATTTGAAAGCTTGGATTGCAGTGGAGAAGGAGGTGAGGTCGTCAATGGATTTTAATAAATGGGGTTGTCGTTCTTCTTGTTCTTGCAGTTGTAGTTGTAGTTGTTCTTGCTGTGGTTGTTGCTGTTCTGGTTCGGTTTTGACCACCGCTAACGGCGGCGGAATTGGTAACCGGGGAGGTAGGGACGGCGGCGGGGAATCAAGTGGATCTTGCTTGATGGCGGTGTAATTGAGTTTGATTGAAGGCAATGAAGGTTTGGCCATTACAACTTCACAAACTAAAAGCCCAGCGGCGTTTCTatttatagtttaccctataatataaaaattaagtttaaaatttattgttacTCATCCTTTGTAGAATTTTAGGTTATCCTttgtcaaattttgttaatttaatagtgatggaatattattttaaaagtagataattatttttaaaaaaagtttaatatacccttaaatttagcccttttttttaTTGGCTCCTCCATTAGTT containing:
- the LOC107955954 gene encoding inactive protein FRIGIDA-like, with the protein product MAKPSLPSIKLNYTAIKQDPLDSPPPSLPPRLPIPPPLAVVKTEPEQQQPQQEQLQLQLQEQEERQPHLLKSIDDLTSFSTAIQAFKYRFDELTKHLDFVNQAIGSKFNEQSTQIEPQPSPKSTQKVPKTVSPSVSSRYGIGNLCERMRSKRVRKYIITHLSDIPKLREEVPAALKLAPEPAQLVLDCIGRFFLLGKKAQIKVPYIPLAR